Proteins from a genomic interval of Diospyros lotus cultivar Yz01 chromosome 6, ASM1463336v1, whole genome shotgun sequence:
- the LOC127804772 gene encoding peptidyl-prolyl cis-trans isomerase CYP40-like, with product MVNPRCFLDISIGGEIEGRIVVELYRDVVPKTAENFRALCTGEKGIGPNTGVPLHFKGSCFHRIIKSFMIQGGDISAGNGTGGESIYGLKFEDENFDLKHERKGMLSMANTGFNTNGSQFFITTTRTSHLDGKHVVFGKVIKGMGVVRSIEHVNTGDNHYPTLDVIIVDSGELPEGADDGVSNFFKDGDTYPDWPADLDVKPEEVSWWMTAVDAIKSLGNEQYKKQEYKVALRKYRKALRYLDVCWEKDEIDEEKSSCLRKTKSQIFTNSSACKLKLGDLKGALLDTDLAMRDGEDNVKALFRQGQARMALNNVDAAVECFKKALELEPNDGGIKKELVAAKKKIADRRDLEKKVYSRMFQ from the exons ATGGTGAATCCGAGGTGCTTCTTGGACATAAGCATTGGAGGCGAGATTGAAGGAAGGATAGTGGTGGAGCTTTACAGAGATGTTGTGCCTAAAACCGCCGAGAACTTCAGGGCGCTCTGTACCGGCGAGAAGGGCATTGGCCCTAACACCGGTGTTCCCCTCCATTTCAAG GGATCCTGTTTCCATCGAATCATAAAAAGTTTTATGATACAAGGTGGGGATATATCTGCTGGGAATGGAACTGGTGGTGAATCCATCTATGGCTTGAAGTTCGAAGATGAGAATTTTGACTTGAAGCATGAAAGAAAAGGAATGCTGTCAATGGCTAATACTGGTTTTAATACGAATGGATCTCAATTTTTTATAACTACAACTCGAACCTCTCATCTAGATGGAAAACATGTTGTTTTTGGGAAAGTAATCAAAGGGATGGGGGTAGTTCGTTCGATTGAGCATGTGAATACAGGTGACAATCATTATCCAACCCTTGATGTGATAATTGTGGACTCTGGAGAACTTCCTGAGGGAGCTGATGATGGGGTATCTAACTTCTTCAAAGATGGTGATACTTACCCTGATTGGCCAGCTGACCTTGATGTGAAACCAGAAGAAGTTTCTTGGTGGATGACGGCTGTGGACGCCATCAAATCTTTGGGAAATGAACAGTACAAG AAACAAGAATATAAAGTGGCTCTTAGGAAGTATCGGAAAGCTTTGCGCTACCTGGATGTATGCTGGGAGAAGGATGAAATTGATGAAG AGAAAAGCTCATGCTTGAGGAAGACAAAGTCTCAGATTTTTACAAATAGCTCT GCATGCAAATTGAAATTAGGAGATCTGAAAGGAGCATTACTGGACACAGACTTGGCCATGCGTGATGGAGAAGATAATGTAAAAGCTTTATTTCGCCAAGGCCAG GCACGCATGGCACTTAATAATGTAGATGCTGCAGTTGAATGTTTCAAGAAAGCATTGGAGTTGGAACCAAATGACG GTGGTATAAAGAAAGAGCTTGTTGCAGCAAAGAAGAAG ATTGCTGATAGACGTGATCTGGAGAAAAAGGTTTACTCAAGAATGTTTCAGTAA
- the LOC127803301 gene encoding peroxidase 10-like, translating into MSRKSSLSSSVPLFSLLFFGSFVFSQLDYRFYDTTCPSLTRIVRYGVWSALCNDTRMPASLLRLHFHDCFVNGCDGSVLLDGGEKNALANKNSARGFEVIDAIKANVEKACPSTVSCADLLALAAREAVILVGGPSWPLLLGRRDGLISSEDAANRNIPSPFEPLEKITAKFTSKGLDLKDVVVLSGAHTIGFAQCLTFKPRLFNFDGAGNPDPTLDASLRSSLGTLCPNRADSDTNLAPLDVVSSSKFDNNYFKNLLNNSGLLQSDQALMGDNTTAALVNSYSKYPYLFSKEFGASMAKMSSIGVLTGQDGQIRTNCRVVN; encoded by the exons ATGAGCCGAAAATCCTCCTTATCTTCATCCGTTCCCTTGTTTTCTCTCCTGTTTTTCGGTTCTTTTGTATTCAGTCAACTTGATTACAGATTTTATGATACCACATGCCCAAGTCTGACGAGGATCGTCAGATACGGCGTCTGGTCAGCTCTTTGCAATGACACTAGAATGCCAGCCTCTCTCCTGCGCCTCCACTTCCATGACTGTTTTGTTAAC GGATGTGATGGGTCTGTGCTGCTGGATGGTGGGGAGAAAAATGCATTGGCAAATAAAAACTCAGCAAGAGGTTTTGAGGTCATTGATGCAATCAAGGCCAATGTGGAGAAAGCTTGCCCATCAACTGTTTCTTGTGCTGATCTTCTGGCTCTTGCAGCGAGAGAGGCTGTCATTCTT GTTGGAGGGCCTTCCTGGCCCCTACTCCTAGGCCGCCGAGACGGCCTGATATCAAGTGAAGATGCAGCCAACAGAAATATCCCATCACCTTTCGAGCCCTTGGAGAAAATCACCGCCAAGTTCACTTCAAAGGGCTTAGATTTAAAGGATGTAGTTGTCCTCTCGG GTGCACACACCATCGGCTTCGCTCAATGCCTCACGTTCAAGCCGAGGCTGTTCAACTTTGACGGGGCTGGCAACCCTGATCCAACGCTGGACGCCTCACTGCGCAGCAGCTTGGGGACATTGTGCCCGAACCGGGCCGATTCGGACACCAATCTGGCCCCTCTGGACGttgtttcttcttccaagtTCGACAACAACTACTTCAAGAATCTCTTGAACAATTCCGGGCTGCTCCAGTCGGACCAGGCGCTTATGGGGGACAACACAACGGCTGCACTTGTTAACAGCTACAGCAAGTATCCTTACCTGTTCTCAAAGGAGTTTGGGgcatcaatggctaagatgagCAGCATCGGGGTTCTTACTGGCCAAGATGGCCAGATAAGAACCAATTGCAGAGTGGTGAATTGA